One genomic region from Apodemus sylvaticus chromosome 1, mApoSyl1.1, whole genome shotgun sequence encodes:
- the LOC127684620 gene encoding olfactory receptor 52K1-like, with the protein MSGWGNGTYNESYSSFLLMGFPGMQEARGLLVLPFLSLYLVILFTNALVIHTVASQRSLHQPMYLLIALLLAVNICAATTVLPAMLFSFSKRFNRISLPRCLGQMFCIYFLIVFDCNILLVMALDRYVAICYPLRYPEIVTGQLLAGLVVLAATRSTCIVAPVVVLASRVRFCRSEVIHHFACEHMALMKLSCGDISLNKTVGLTVRIFNRVLDMLLLGASYSRIIHAAFRISSGGARTKALNTCGSHLLVIFTVYSSTMSSSIVYRVARTASQDVHNLLSAFYLLLPCLVNPIIYGARTKEIRQHLVALFQRTQPQVSTEKPQSLPSNRELPR; encoded by the coding sequence ATGTCAGGGTGGGGCAATGGCACCTACAATGAGTCCTACAGCAGCTTCCTCCTCATGGGCttcccaggaatgcaggaagccagaggcctcctgGTGCTGCCCTTCCTCAGCCTCTACCTGGTGATCCTCTTCACCAATGCCCTGGTCATCCACACGGTGGCGTCCCAGCGCAGCCTGCACCAGCCCATGTACCTGCTCATAGCCCTGCTCCTGGCTGTCAATATCTGTGCTGCCACCACGGTGCTGCCCGCCATGCTGTTCAGCTTCTCCAAACGCTTCAACCGCATCTCCCTCCCTCGATGCTTGGGACAGATGTTCTGCATCTACTTCCTTATTGTCTTTGACTGCAACATCCTCCTTGTCATGGCCCTGGATCGCTATGTGGCTATCTGCTATCCTCTCCGCTACCCGGAAATAGTGACAGGACAGTTACTGGCTGGTCTGGTGGTGTTAGCAGCCACCAGGAGCACATGCATCGTTGCTCCAGTGGTGGTGCTGGCCTCGCGGGTCCGCTTCTGCCGCTCAGAGGTGATCCACCACTTTGCCTGTGAGCACATGGCCCTGATGAAGCTCTCCTGTGGGGACATCTCGCTGAATAAGACGGTGGGACTCACTGTTCGTATCTTCAACAGAGTCCTGGATATGCTGCTGCTAGGCGCCTCCTACTCCCGCATCATCCATGCTGCCTTCAGGATCTCATCAGGGGGAGCACGGACCAAAGCCCTGAACACCTGTGGCTCCCACCTGTTGGTCATCTTCACCGTTTACTCCTCTACCATGTCCTCATCCATTGTCTACCGTGTGGCGCGCACTGCCTCCCAAGATGTGCACAACCTGCTCAGTGCTTTCTACCTGTTGCTCCCATGTCTGGTCAACCCCATCATCTACGGGGCCAGAACCAAGGAAATCAGGCAGCACCTGGTAGCTCTGTTCCAAAGGACTCAGCCACAGGTCTCCACCGAGAAGCCCCAGTCGCTGCCCTCGAATAGAGAGCTTCCCAGATAA